A region from the Mustela erminea isolate mMusErm1 chromosome 10, mMusErm1.Pri, whole genome shotgun sequence genome encodes:
- the GADD45A gene encoding growth arrest and DNA damage-inducible protein GADD45 alpha, translating to MTLEEFSAGEQKTERMDKVGDALEEVLSKALSQRTITVGVYEAAKLLNVDPDNVVLCLLAADEDDDRDVALQIHFTLIQAFCCENDINILRVSNPGRLAELLLLETDASPASSEGAEQPPDLHCVLVTNPHSSQWKDPALSQLICFCRESRYMDQWVPVINLPER from the exons ATGACTTTGGAGGAATTCTCGGCTGGAGAGCAGAAGACTGAAAG GATGGATAAGGTGGGCGATGCCCTCGAGGAAGTGCTCAGCAAAGCCCTGAGTCAGCGCACCATCACCGTCGGGGTGTACGAGGCGGCCAAGCTGCTCAACGT CGACCCCGATAACGTGGTGCTGTGTCTGCTGGCTGCGGACGAGGACGACGACAGGGATGTGGCTCTGCAGATCCACTTCACCCTGATCCAGGCGTTCTGCTGCGAGAACGACATCAACATCCTGCGCGTCAGCAACCCGGGCCGACTGGCCGAGCTGCTGCTCCTGGAGACGGACGCCAGCCCAGCCTCGAGCGAGGGCGCTGAGCAGCCCCCGGACCTGCACTGCGTCCTGGTGACG AATCCACATTCATCACAGTGGAAGGATCCTGCCCTAAGTCAACTTATTTGTTTTTGCCGGGAAAGTCGCTACATGGATCAGTGGGTTCCAGTGATTAATCTCCCTGAACGGTGA